From Callospermophilus lateralis isolate mCalLat2 chromosome 5, mCalLat2.hap1, whole genome shotgun sequence, a single genomic window includes:
- the Selenop gene encoding selenoprotein P, whose amino-acid sequence MWRSLGLALALCFLPYGGTESQGENFICKQPPDWSIRDQNPMQNSHGSVTVVALLQASUYLCILQASRLEDLRIKLEKEGYSNISYIVVNHQGISSQLKYIHLKNKVSDHIPVYQQEENQTDVWTLLNGYKDDFLIYDRCGHLVYHLGLPYSFLTFPYVEDAIKIAYCEDRCGNCSFRTLENEDFCRNVSFPTVEKTIEALQPHHHHNHQHLGSSELSKNQQPGAADTPSNPAPLDLHHHKKHKGQYRQGNSESUQMAGSEGLQLSLAQRKLCQKGCVNQLQCKLFKDPQAASSSCCCHCRHLIFEKRESAITUQCAENLPSLCSUQGLRAEENVIESCQURMPPAAUQRSQQLDPTEVGTNUSUKNKAKK is encoded by the exons ATGTGGAGGAGCCTGGGACTTGCCCTGGCTCTCTGTTTTCTCCCCTATGGAGGAACAGAGAGCCAGGGTGAAAACTTCATTTGTAAGCAACCCCCAGACTGGAGCATAAGAGATCAAAATCCAATGCAGAACTCCCACGGTTCAGTGACTGTGGTTGCTCTTCTTCAAGCTAGCTGATACCTGTGCATTCTGCAGGCATCCAG ATTGGAAGACCTGCgaataaaattggaaaaagaaggatattctaatatttCCTATATTGTTGTTAATCATCAAGGAATCTCTTCTCAATTAAAATACATACATCTTAAAAATAAGGTTTCAGaccatattcctgtttatcaacaAGAAGAAAACCAAACAGATGTGTGGACACTCTTAAATGGATACAAAGATGACTTCCTCATATATGACAG ATGTGGCCATCTTGTATATCATCTTGGTTTGCCTTACTCCTTCCTAACTTTCCCATATGTAGAAGATGCCATTAAGATTGCTTACTGTGAAGACAGATGTGGAAACTGCTCTTTCAGG ACTCTTGAaaatgaagacttctgtagaaatgtATCTTTTCCCACTGTGGAAAAAACAATTGAGGCTCTGCAGCCACATCACCATCACAACCATCAGCATCTTGGGAGCAGTGAGCTTTCAAAGAATCAGCAACCAGGAGCAGCAGATACTCCTTCAAACCCGGCTCCTCTAGACCTTCATCACCATAAAAAGCATAAGGGCCAGTATAGGCAGGGTAACTCAGAGAGCTGACAGATGGCAGGAAGTGAAGGTTTACAACTTTCACTTGCACAAAGGAAACTCTGCCAAAAGGGATGTGTAAATCAATTACAGTGTAAGTTGTTCAAAGATCCACAGGCAGCTTCCAGTAGCTGTTGCTGCCATTGTCGACATCTGATATTTGAAAAAAGAGAGTCTGCAATCACCTGACAGTGTGCTGAAAACCTCCCATCTTTATGTAGCTGACAGGGACTTAGGGCAGAGGAGAATGTCATTGAATCTTGTCAGTGACGAATGCCTCCAGCTGCCTGACAAAGAAGTCAGCAGCTTGATCCCACAGAAGTTGGCACCAATTGAAGCTGAAAAAACAAGGCAAAAAAGTGA